In Saccharothrix violaceirubra, the following are encoded in one genomic region:
- a CDS encoding DUF1918 domain-containing protein has translation MQAIVGDLLHIHSRKAGLAEQVGEIIEVRGSAGSPPYLVRFDDGHEGLVYPGPDSLVRHPEDLPRQVRRDSSSAR, from the coding sequence ATGCAAGCGATAGTCGGCGACTTGTTGCACATCCACAGCCGTAAAGCCGGACTCGCCGAACAGGTCGGCGAGATCATCGAGGTTCGCGGCTCGGCAGGTTCTCCCCCGTACCTGGTCCGGTTCGACGACGGGCACGAGGGTCTGGTCTACCCCGGCCCGGACAGCCTGGTCCGGCACCCCGAAGACCTGCCGCGTCAGGTCAGGAGGGACTCCAGCTCGGCGCGGTAG
- a CDS encoding TetR/AcrR family transcriptional regulator translates to MTTRRERYREETRDEVKRIALGQLAEHGPEGISVNAIAKRMGVTGPALYRYFKGRDALLDALIRDAWADLGTAVETDADASRHRPTADRVLSFGAAFRDWALAQPHRYLLLFGTPVPGYHAPPDTIAAAHRTMSAFIAVLRDGVQDGGVRPAGLDEQLMGWADARGEDEVPAAVLLTAVRAFTRLHGVLSLEVTGQFGPVGVDPALLYRAELESLLT, encoded by the coding sequence GTGACGACGAGGCGTGAGCGGTACCGCGAGGAGACCCGGGACGAGGTCAAGCGCATCGCGCTGGGGCAACTGGCCGAACACGGCCCGGAGGGGATCTCGGTCAACGCGATCGCCAAGCGCATGGGCGTGACCGGACCCGCGCTCTACCGGTACTTCAAGGGGCGCGACGCGCTGCTCGACGCGTTGATCAGGGACGCGTGGGCCGACCTCGGCACCGCGGTCGAGACCGACGCCGACGCGAGCCGGCACCGGCCGACCGCGGACCGGGTGCTGTCCTTCGGCGCGGCGTTCCGGGACTGGGCACTGGCCCAGCCGCACCGCTACCTGCTGTTGTTCGGCACGCCCGTGCCCGGCTACCACGCGCCGCCGGACACCATCGCCGCCGCGCACCGCACGATGAGCGCGTTCATCGCCGTCCTGCGTGACGGGGTCCAGGACGGCGGCGTCCGGCCCGCCGGACTCGACGAGCAGCTCATGGGCTGGGCCGATGCGCGCGGCGAGGACGAGGTACCCGCCGCCGTGCTGCTGACGGCCGTGCGGGCGTTCACCAGGCTGCACGGCGTGCTCAGCCTGGAGGTCACCGGCCAGTTCGGACCGGTGGGTGTCGACCCGGCGCTGCTCTACCGCGCCGAGCTGGAGTCCCTCCTGACCTGA
- a CDS encoding NAD-dependent epimerase/dehydratase family protein — translation MTVVVLGASRGIGHEIARQLAEAGRDVRAVSRSGGAPAGAEGVRADLLSRESTVRAAQGASVLHLAANVPYTEWTTTLPTMLDNAIAAAHDTGARLVFADNLYAYGPVSGPLRETTPEKPLGVKEKLRSALGATLRSSGVRYAIGRSSDYYGPGGVSSLVGELILRPMTAGRRPMWFGPLDVPHTFAYLGDTAAAQITLGDGDRDGTWHVPAAPTLTVRAFADLARKVIGSERTPLRLPEIALTVGALFEKRLRGAGELAHQRTRPWVVDHSAFETDFGPFAVTPHEEAIRRTAEWYRDLGVGAALSRESS, via the coding sequence ATGACGGTCGTGGTGCTCGGCGCGAGCAGGGGTATCGGCCACGAGATCGCCCGGCAGCTCGCCGAGGCGGGACGGGACGTGCGCGCCGTCAGCCGTTCGGGCGGTGCCCCGGCGGGTGCCGAAGGCGTGCGGGCCGACCTGCTGTCGCGGGAGTCGACGGTGCGGGCGGCACAGGGTGCCTCCGTGCTGCACCTGGCCGCGAACGTGCCCTACACGGAATGGACCACGACGTTGCCGACGATGCTGGACAACGCGATCGCGGCGGCCCACGACACCGGCGCCCGGCTGGTGTTCGCGGACAACCTCTACGCGTACGGACCGGTGTCGGGGCCGCTGCGCGAGACGACCCCCGAAAAGCCCTTGGGGGTCAAGGAAAAGCTGCGGAGCGCACTCGGCGCGACGTTGCGTTCCTCGGGTGTGCGTTACGCGATCGGGCGGTCCAGTGACTACTACGGACCGGGCGGCGTGTCCTCGCTCGTGGGCGAGCTGATCCTTCGACCGATGACGGCGGGCCGACGTCCGATGTGGTTCGGACCGTTGGACGTGCCGCACACCTTCGCCTACCTCGGCGACACGGCCGCGGCCCAGATCACGCTCGGCGACGGCGACCGGGACGGGACCTGGCACGTGCCCGCCGCGCCGACGCTGACCGTGCGGGCGTTCGCCGACCTGGCCCGGAAGGTGATCGGGAGCGAGCGGACGCCGTTGCGGCTGCCCGAGATCGCGCTCACCGTCGGCGCGCTGTTCGAGAAGCGGCTGCGCGGCGCGGGCGAACTCGCGCACCAGCGGACCCGGCCGTGGGTGGTGGACCACTCGGCGTTCGAGACCGACTTCGGTCCGTTCGCGGTGACGCCGCACGAGGAGGCGATCCGCCGCACCGCCGAGTGGTACCGGGACCTCGGGGTCGGGGCCGCCCTCAGCCGAGAATCGTCGTGA
- a CDS encoding bacteriophage spanin2 family protein, whose product MRAGRPVATILLALGLAGAISGCEAVQQASDTANQVGNAADKVTLCVEALKLAGFTPDATDPQKAVEETQKKAEELNALAAKAGDTTLKDAITGVSTTMSQVTVQDLSPASIAEWSQKKLDQFNALSKACA is encoded by the coding sequence ATGCGCGCAGGTCGTCCGGTAGCCACCATCCTGCTCGCGCTCGGGCTCGCCGGCGCGATCAGCGGGTGCGAGGCGGTCCAGCAGGCGTCGGACACGGCGAACCAGGTCGGCAACGCGGCGGACAAGGTCACGCTGTGCGTCGAGGCGTTGAAGCTGGCCGGGTTCACGCCGGACGCGACCGACCCGCAGAAGGCCGTCGAGGAGACGCAGAAGAAGGCCGAGGAGCTGAACGCGCTGGCGGCCAAGGCCGGCGACACCACGCTCAAGGACGCGATCACCGGCGTGTCGACGACGATGAGCCAGGTGACGGTCCAGGACCTGAGCCCGGCGTCCATCGCCGAGTGGTCGCAGAAGAAGCTGGACCAGTTCAACGCACTTTCCAAAGCCTGCGCCTGA